In Desulfuribacillus alkaliarsenatis, the following proteins share a genomic window:
- the rimO gene encoding 30S ribosomal protein S12 methylthiotransferase RimO has product MGQLSVSVVTLGCAKNAVDSDIMKDILNSNRYNVEEDTNKAEVIIINTCGFIEAAKQESINTILDLADLKQTGQLKYLIVAGCLAQRYKEELLQEIPEIDGIVGTGNFSDIHNLIEECKAGKRPAYTGHPAVSYDEFASFHKNRKPGPSAFVKISEGCNNHCTFCIIPSLRGEYRSRTIESIYEEVVALSEKGTKEINLVAQDSSLYGFDIYGKPEIAQLLRKLNSIDGIEWIRLLYTYPGNLDDELIDAIADLPKVCKYVEIPLQHSEPKVLKLMNRPGQNKDIKQLISSLRNRIPDVTIRTTIIVGFPNESNEDFENLKQFVAETQFDRLGVFTYSKEEGTAAAKLTGHIEHGIKEKRAAEIMEIQRKITELRNSRHIGKVLPVLIERAEAGNTFVGRTQYDAPEIDSEIYVTGESIQVGEIVPVKITHALDFDFSGEVQYVKPSK; this is encoded by the coding sequence ATGGGACAGCTATCAGTTTCAGTAGTCACACTTGGCTGCGCTAAAAACGCCGTCGATTCAGACATAATGAAAGACATTTTAAATTCTAATAGATATAATGTAGAAGAAGATACCAATAAAGCTGAAGTTATAATTATTAATACCTGTGGCTTTATTGAAGCTGCAAAACAAGAGTCTATAAATACAATTTTAGATTTAGCAGACTTAAAGCAGACAGGACAGTTGAAATATTTAATAGTAGCAGGATGTTTAGCACAGAGATACAAAGAAGAGCTTCTACAGGAAATACCAGAAATAGATGGCATAGTTGGGACGGGCAACTTTAGCGACATCCACAATCTTATAGAAGAATGTAAAGCCGGGAAGCGTCCAGCATACACAGGGCACCCGGCCGTTTCCTATGATGAATTTGCTAGTTTTCATAAAAATCGCAAACCTGGCCCAAGCGCATTTGTAAAAATCTCAGAGGGCTGCAATAATCATTGTACATTTTGCATTATTCCGAGCTTAAGAGGCGAATACAGAAGTAGAACTATAGAATCAATTTACGAAGAAGTAGTGGCACTATCGGAAAAAGGAACCAAGGAGATTAATCTTGTTGCTCAAGATTCAAGTCTGTATGGTTTCGATATCTACGGGAAACCAGAGATTGCACAATTACTTAGAAAACTTAATAGTATAGATGGAATCGAATGGATACGTTTATTGTACACATATCCTGGCAATTTAGACGATGAACTTATCGATGCTATAGCTGATTTGCCTAAGGTATGCAAATATGTAGAGATACCTTTGCAGCATAGCGAGCCAAAGGTTTTAAAACTTATGAATAGACCAGGTCAAAATAAAGACATTAAGCAATTAATTTCATCATTGCGTAACCGTATTCCTGATGTAACTATTAGAACCACTATCATAGTTGGATTCCCGAATGAATCTAATGAGGATTTTGAAAATCTAAAACAGTTTGTTGCTGAAACACAATTTGATCGACTAGGTGTATTCACATACTCCAAAGAAGAAGGTACAGCAGCTGCTAAACTTACTGGACATATTGAACATGGTATAAAAGAAAAACGAGCAGCAGAAATTATGGAGATTCAACGTAAAATCACTGAATTAAGGAATAGTAGGCATATTGGCAAAGTATTACCTGTATTGATAGAACGTGCAGAGGCGGGTAATACCTTTGTCGGTCGGACGCAGTATGATGCGCCTGAAATCGATAGTGAAATTTACGTAACGGGTGAGTCTATACAGGTAGGTGAAATAGTACCTGTTAAGATTACCCATGCCCTAGATTTTGATTTTTCCGGGGAGGTACAATATGTTAAACCTAGCAAATAA
- the pgsA gene encoding CDP-diacylglycerol--glycerol-3-phosphate 3-phosphatidyltransferase, with translation MLNLANKITLTRIILVPIVMLFLLVSFDFGRISIFGVSTALNEIIAALVFILAASTDGLDGYIARKKKMVTNLGKFLDPLADKLLISAALISLVEMGRLEAYVAVIIISREFAVTGLRLVAAADGHVISASKLGKLKTVAQIVAIVLLILNNFPFNHIGIPLDQISLFVAVIVTIVSGIDYFYKNRQVIIKKS, from the coding sequence ATGTTAAACCTAGCAAATAAAATAACATTAACCCGGATTATTTTGGTGCCAATTGTAATGCTGTTTTTACTAGTTAGCTTCGATTTTGGTAGGATTTCAATTTTCGGTGTATCTACGGCACTGAATGAAATTATCGCAGCATTAGTTTTTATTCTAGCGGCTAGTACAGATGGCTTAGATGGGTATATTGCTCGCAAGAAAAAAATGGTTACTAACCTAGGGAAGTTTTTAGATCCTTTAGCTGACAAGCTTCTCATATCAGCAGCACTCATATCTTTGGTTGAAATGGGTCGACTAGAAGCATATGTCGCAGTTATTATCATTAGCAGAGAGTTTGCAGTAACGGGGTTAAGGCTAGTTGCTGCTGCTGATGGTCATGTAATATCTGCAAGTAAGCTTGGTAAACTTAAAACTGTAGCGCAAATTGTCGCAATCGTATTATTAATTCTTAATAATTTTCCATTTAACCATATAGGAATACCGTTAGATCAAATATCTTTATTTGTAGCTGTAATTGTAACTATAGTTTCAGGGATTGATTATTTTTATAAAAACAGACAGGTTATTATAAAAAAATCATAG
- a CDS encoding competence/damage-inducible protein A, with the protein MKTEIIAVGTELLLGQITNTNAQYLSRKLAEYGFDVYYHSVVGDNSERLTDALEIASARSQLIILTGGLGPTDDDLTKETLASYVRQPLVIHGQSLEQIKQFFLMRKKQMPATNTKQALIIEGSIPLYNNLGTAPGLLYEHSDRLYALLPGPPRELKSMFEHELLPNLLRSTFYKQTATIYSHVLRFLGIGESALVEKIDDLLKEQSNPTIAPLCSEMEVTLRITAKAVNLEKAKELIEPIKQEITQRLAEYYYADNDKTLLDVLHTKLLQYKRTIAIAESCTGGLLSSFMTSLPDSSKYFIQGIVCYSNKAKQQLGITSEMLKEHGAVSSPVTEGLAELIRKKSQADYGISITGLAGPAGAEAEKPIGLVYISVSSGNTIVTEKHLFNGDRETIRMRAIKAAQYLLLKQLEEKVR; encoded by the coding sequence TTGAAAACAGAAATTATTGCTGTTGGTACTGAATTATTGTTAGGACAAATTACAAATACAAATGCTCAATATTTATCTAGGAAATTGGCGGAATATGGATTTGATGTATACTATCATTCTGTTGTAGGTGACAACAGCGAAAGATTAACAGATGCATTAGAAATCGCCAGCGCCCGCTCTCAATTGATTATTTTGACAGGTGGACTAGGGCCAACGGATGATGATCTTACTAAAGAAACATTAGCAAGCTATGTTAGACAGCCTTTAGTTATTCATGGGCAGTCATTAGAACAAATTAAGCAGTTTTTTCTAATGAGAAAAAAACAAATGCCAGCAACTAACACTAAGCAGGCTTTAATTATTGAAGGGTCGATTCCTTTATATAATAATCTTGGCACTGCTCCTGGACTTTTATATGAGCATAGCGATAGGTTATATGCGTTATTACCAGGCCCACCTCGGGAGCTTAAATCCATGTTTGAACACGAGCTATTACCTAATTTACTAAGATCAACTTTCTATAAACAAACAGCTACAATCTATTCCCATGTATTACGCTTTTTAGGTATTGGCGAATCTGCCCTAGTAGAGAAAATTGATGATTTATTAAAAGAGCAGAGCAATCCAACGATAGCCCCTCTATGCAGTGAAATGGAGGTCACGCTTAGGATTACAGCAAAGGCTGTAAACTTAGAAAAAGCTAAGGAACTGATTGAGCCAATTAAACAAGAAATAACCCAGCGATTAGCTGAGTACTATTATGCTGATAATGATAAAACCCTTCTTGATGTTCTGCATACGAAGCTACTCCAATATAAACGCACAATTGCTATTGCAGAAAGCTGTACAGGCGGTCTTCTAAGCAGTTTTATGACAAGCTTACCTGATAGCTCAAAGTATTTTATACAGGGAATAGTGTGTTATAGTAATAAGGCTAAACAACAACTTGGAATTACTTCAGAAATGTTAAAAGAACACGGGGCTGTTAGTAGTCCAGTCACTGAAGGCTTAGCAGAATTAATAAGAAAGAAATCACAGGCAGATTATGGCATTAGCATTACTGGTTTAGCTGGACCAGCAGGCGCTGAAGCTGAGAAACCAATAGGCTTGGTATACATAAGTGTGTCTTCTGGTAATACCATAGTGACTGAAAAGCATTTATTTAATGGTGATAGAGAAACAATTCGTATGCGTGCAATTAAAGCTGCGCAATATTTACTACTGAAACAATTAGAAGAAAAGGTGAGATAA
- a CDS encoding DEAD/DEAH box helicase yields the protein MRFEDLGIDSRILSALNEMGFEEPTPIQAKCVPIVLEGRDVLGQAQTGTGKTAAFGIPLIQKVDERSRNVQALILTPTRELAIQVAGEIRKIGKQKNIRPLPIYGGQLIGHQIRALNQGAQIVVGTPGRILDHLRRNTLKLDDVKTLILDEADEMLDMGFIEDIEKIIKSTPENRQTLLFSATMPYEIKHLSKKYMRNLTNISIAKGDVTVPLIEQLYYKVLERDKLESFCRILDQEELELGIVFCRTKKGVDELADTLQDRGYLAEGLHGDLSQAQRDKVMHKFRDGSIELLIATDVAARGIDVENVSHVINYDIPQDPESYVHRVGRTGRAGRKGIAITLVTPREIKQLLAIQKQTKVTLNSKEIPSLEEVANKQKQQWKEKLTDCIEKNDLQNYIESLEDLINRYGAVNVAAAAMKITVDSTSNKIEMQTYDFGDTGGEKGMVRFFINVGKNGEFTPKYVIELLKEHAGIDTNFVGKINIFDRFTFVEVAEDQAPFVYEAFRNTRVKGKRINVEPAKPRSFNR from the coding sequence ATGAGGTTTGAAGATTTAGGAATTGATAGTAGAATTTTAAGTGCGTTAAACGAAATGGGCTTTGAAGAGCCTACACCAATTCAAGCAAAGTGCGTTCCTATAGTTCTTGAGGGACGAGATGTTCTTGGACAAGCTCAAACAGGTACAGGTAAAACTGCAGCCTTTGGTATTCCGTTAATACAAAAGGTAGATGAGAGAAGTAGAAATGTTCAGGCTTTAATTCTTACACCTACAAGAGAGTTAGCTATTCAAGTTGCTGGTGAAATTCGTAAAATAGGAAAACAAAAAAACATCCGTCCATTACCAATCTATGGTGGTCAGCTCATTGGACATCAGATACGCGCATTAAATCAGGGTGCACAAATTGTAGTAGGTACTCCTGGTAGAATACTAGACCACCTACGAAGAAATACACTAAAGCTAGATGACGTGAAAACATTAATATTAGATGAAGCTGACGAAATGCTAGACATGGGTTTCATTGAAGACATAGAAAAAATCATAAAATCAACTCCAGAAAACAGGCAAACACTATTATTTTCAGCAACAATGCCTTATGAGATAAAGCATTTATCAAAAAAATATATGAGAAATTTAACTAATATATCTATCGCTAAAGGCGATGTTACAGTGCCTTTGATTGAGCAATTATACTATAAGGTTTTAGAGCGTGATAAGTTAGAAAGCTTTTGTAGGATTTTAGATCAAGAAGAGCTAGAACTAGGAATTGTCTTTTGCCGTACCAAAAAGGGTGTAGATGAATTAGCAGATACCCTACAGGATCGTGGTTATTTAGCAGAGGGTTTACATGGTGATTTATCGCAAGCACAACGTGATAAAGTAATGCATAAGTTCCGTGACGGCTCAATTGAATTATTAATTGCAACTGATGTAGCTGCAAGGGGTATTGATGTAGAGAATGTAAGTCACGTTATTAATTATGATATACCACAAGACCCAGAGTCTTATGTACATAGGGTTGGTCGTACAGGTCGTGCTGGGAGAAAAGGCATTGCAATAACCTTGGTTACTCCTAGGGAAATTAAGCAGCTTCTAGCAATTCAAAAGCAAACAAAGGTTACTCTGAATTCTAAAGAAATTCCATCGTTAGAAGAGGTTGCAAATAAGCAGAAACAGCAATGGAAAGAGAAATTAACCGACTGCATTGAGAAAAATGATTTACAGAATTACATCGAAAGCTTGGAAGATTTAATAAATAGATATGGTGCAGTTAATGTAGCTGCTGCTGCAATGAAAATAACTGTTGATAGTACAAGTAACAAAATCGAAATGCAGACTTATGATTTTGGTGATACTGGTGGCGAAAAGGGTATGGTTCGCTTCTTTATCAATGTGGGCAAGAATGGTGAATTCACACCTAAATACGTAATTGAATTATTAAAAGAACATGCTGGAATAGATACTAATTTTGTTGGGAAAATAAATATCTTTGACCGCTTCACATTTGTAGAAGTTGCAGAAGATCAGGCGCCATTTGTTTATGAGGCATTTAGAAATACAAGGGTTAAAGGCAAAAGAATCAACGTAGAGCCAGCAAAGCCGAGAAGTTTTAATCGATAG
- the recA gene encoding recombinase RecA yields MSDRKQALEMALKQIEKQFGKGSVMKLGESTSSQVETSSSGSLALDIALGIGGFPKGRVIEIFGPESSGKTTVALHSIAEVQKNGGQAAFIDAEHALDPVYAKNLGVNTEELLLSQPDTGEQALEIAEALVRSGAVDIIVIDSVAALVPRAEIEGEMGDSHVGLQARLMSQALRKLSGAISRSKTLAIFINQIREKVGVMFGNPEVTPGGRALKFYSSVRLDVRRTESIKQGNDVVGNRVKIKVVKNKVAPPFKQADVDIMYGEGISREGSLLDIGTDLDVVNKSGAWYSFDNERLGQGRENAKIFLKENPAIANQINKRIRDHYNLQTVSTEEDELQEQI; encoded by the coding sequence ATGAGTGATCGTAAGCAAGCGCTTGAAATGGCATTAAAGCAGATTGAGAAACAATTCGGTAAAGGCTCTGTTATGAAATTGGGCGAATCTACTTCTAGTCAAGTAGAGACGAGCTCATCTGGCTCTTTAGCTTTAGATATTGCCTTAGGCATAGGAGGATTTCCGAAAGGTAGGGTTATTGAAATCTTCGGTCCTGAATCATCAGGTAAAACAACTGTTGCCCTTCATTCAATTGCTGAAGTACAGAAAAACGGTGGACAAGCCGCCTTTATCGACGCAGAACATGCGTTAGATCCTGTTTACGCTAAAAATTTAGGTGTAAATACTGAAGAATTACTTTTATCACAACCAGATACGGGAGAACAAGCTCTAGAAATTGCAGAGGCACTCGTTCGTAGCGGTGCTGTAGATATAATTGTAATCGACTCTGTGGCAGCTTTAGTGCCAAGAGCTGAGATTGAAGGTGAAATGGGAGATTCGCACGTAGGACTTCAGGCGAGGTTGATGTCACAAGCACTACGTAAACTTTCAGGTGCCATTAGCAGATCTAAAACATTAGCAATTTTTATTAACCAGATTCGTGAAAAAGTTGGTGTTATGTTCGGTAACCCTGAAGTTACACCAGGTGGACGTGCTTTAAAATTCTACTCGAGTGTACGTTTAGACGTAAGGAGAACAGAGTCAATTAAGCAAGGAAATGATGTCGTTGGTAATAGAGTAAAAATCAAGGTAGTTAAAAATAAGGTTGCTCCACCATTCAAGCAGGCAGATGTTGATATTATGTACGGTGAAGGTATTTCTAGAGAAGGAAGCTTATTAGATATAGGAACGGATTTAGATGTTGTTAACAAAAGTGGTGCGTGGTATTCATTTGATAATGAGCGATTAGGGCAAGGTAGAGAGAATGCTAAAATCTTCTTAAAAGAAAATCCTGCAATTGCTAATCAAATTAATAAGCGAATAAGAGATCATTATAATTTGCAAACAGTTTCGACAGAAGAAGATGAGCTACAAGAACAAATTTAG